In the genome of Acidimicrobiales bacterium, the window GCTCGTGGATCCACTCGGGCGAGTGGCGGAATTGGCAGACGCGCAGGATTCAGGTTCCTGTGTCCGAAAGGATGTGGGGGTTCAAGTCCCCCCTCGCCCACGGTAAAAGTGCTGGTAGGAGGGGCCATAGGGGGGCCCGAGAAGGCCGACTTCTACCGGATTTCTACCCTTGCGCTCACAACTATTTGTGTGGAGGACGTCGGGGCCGTGGAGGGTGTTACCGGTCGCGTGGCGCGACGGTGCCTTGCCGGCCCGCTTCTACGGGGTTACGAGCCGGCGTGAGCGCGAAGGTAGGCCTCGACCGCGTGCTGGGGCACACCGTGGTCGTTGCCCCTGAACACGACAGGGAGTTCTCGGGTCAAGAAGGCGAGGTCGAACGCGTCCTCGGTACTGATGCCCAGCCGCCGTGCGACCTCCGGGATGGACAGCAAGTCCTGCGTCTCCACGGCTTTCATGATAGGTCTCCCAAGTCCGGGGTGAGCTTGCGGCCGACGAGGGCCGCGCAGTCGTGGAGTCGGATTCGCAGCTCGCTGCCGACTGGCGCAGCATCCTCGGCCTCGACCAGGGCGAGATAGATCACTCGAGACTCTTCGAAGGTGAGGGTGATTTCGTTGGGAAGGTCATAGCGGCTCATGGCTTGGAACCGCTCAAGCTCGTGCTGGACCGCCGAGCGGTGGCATCACCAGCCCAGCTACGAGTTCGGCGGCTTCGTCGTGGAGGGTGGGCGAGACATGGCTGTAGATGTCGAGGGTGATGGCGATGTTCGCGTGTCCGAGGCGTTCCTGCACCACGCGGGGATGTACCCCTTGCTCGAGGGCGAGGGTTGCCCAGGTGTGCCTCAAGCCGTGGACGGTGAGCCGGGGGAGTCCCTGGCGCTGGACCCGGCGGAGGAACATGGCGCTAACCGACTCAGGGTGCAGGCATGCCCCATCGGGGTGGTGGAAGACGAGGTCGTTGTCCGTGAAACCGGATCCGACGAGCAGGCGCTGTTCGCGCATCCGGCGACGGTGCTCGCGGAGGACAGCAACGGTGGCCGAGTCGAGGGAGATCGACCGCCGGCCGGTGGAGGTCTTGGGTTCGCTGATCGAGACAGCGCTCCTCACCTGGATGACGGTCTGAATGATCCGGCAGCGGCCTGCAGAAATGTCGACGTCGCTCCATCGAAGGCCGAGTGCCTCACCCCGGCGCATGCCGGTCGTGGCGATGAGCACCCAGAGGGCGTGGAGTGGATCCTGTCGCACGCGGGACGCATCGAGGAAGAGCCGAAGGGTCGCAGCGTCCCAGGCCTGAGCGGCTTCCGGCTTTTTGGTCGAGCGGGGCGGATCGGCTGCACTGGCCGGATTGCGGACGAGGCGACCCCACCGAACAGCATCTTTGAATGCTCGGTGAAGGATGGTGTGGATGTAGTTGACGGTGCGCCGGTCGAGACCTTTCACGGCGTCGCGGTCCATGCGGCTAGTGGATCGGCGCAGCAGCGACGCGAGGGTGTCTTTAGTGATGTGGGCAGCCTCGGGCAGCTCGTTCCTGAGCGTTCTTGCTGTCGCTTCGAGCGTGGCTCCCTGCTCCCGTAGTGTCCGCGCCCGGTCCAAGACGGCCGCTGAATAGCCCTGACCGGCGCGGGACGAGGGAAGACGCCCCGAAGTCAGGAGCTGGGCGTACAGTCCATTCAGCACGCCGGCATCCGCCTTCGTCAGCCGAACGCCCCCGATGCGAGGAATGACATGGAGGAAGATGTTCCGTCGGTACGAGTCGAACGTCGAGGGGCGCACCGTGGGCTCGATTGTCTGCAACCACTCGGTGAGGAACTGACCGAGTGGCTGCTGAGAGGGCTCGACGTACTCTCCCCGATCGAACTTGGAGAGGAGGTCGATTCTCGCTCGTTCGGCGTCTCGCCTGGTGCGGTAGCCGGAGTGCCACTTTTGGCGCCGGCTACCGGTCGTGGGGTCAGGATCGAGCTCGATCTTGACGTACCACCGGCCGCCCTTCCGTACAACTGAGCCGCGCATCGCTTAGTCCTTCCTCTCGGTAGCGCTGCTGCCCTCGAGAAGGGCCCAGGTTCCAATTACCAAGACATCCGCGGTTGGGTTGTGGTTCACGGGCGTTGGTCCTTCTTCTTGGCGGGTTTCTTCTGGGCCGCCTTGTGGGCAGCGACACTTTCCTTGAAGAATTGATCGTTGGCGTCAGCGAGTCGGTTGCCTTTGGCGACGTTCGCCCGCATGGCTTCGAGGCGTCGCATATGTTCGTCTTCGTCGAGGCTGGCGAGGGCTTCGTGTTGTTGGACGTCGAGGACCAGGTTGGCGAGGGAGCCGAGGGTCTCTCGCAATTGATCGAGGTCGCCTTTGAAGTGCTTGCGGATGAGGTGATGGGCGCTGATTAGGGCGACCTCCCCGGCGACGGCCCGGATGTTGTCCCGCTTCGCCTGCGAGAGCGGGTACGGCAGCTCTTCGTCGCGAGTGAAGTACCATTCGTCAAGGATGGTCTCCCATTCGGAGAGGTTGTCGGGCCGGCCGAGGACGGCTTCGAGCATGCCGAGAGTGTCGATGCGCGAGCCGGGCACATGCACCCATAAGCCGGCGGGGGGCGGGGTGAGGAAGTAGAGGACGGGCACGTCGAAGGCCCGGGCGAAGGTGACGAGATCATCCGCGGTGAACTCACGTACCCGGTTGCCGGTGACGGAGCGCTCGGCGTGGGCGACCATGGCCTCGGTCCATTCCTTGCCGGCTACCAGCGAGAGTTTCAGGGCGGTCTCGGCTTGGGTGAGCCCGCGCCTAGTGCGCAGGCGGTTGAGGTTGCCGGCGACGACCTGGTTGGGGGTCCAGGTCGGCGGATCGGGGAGTGCTTTGTGTCGGGGCATCGGGGTTTCCTGTCGCAACTCGATGACAGAGGGAGCGGATCACAAGCTTGTGGTTCACCGCAGCTGTGGGTCATACTATACGCAAGGTGATCTTGCGTCAATGGTAGCAACGGTCACGAGCGGTCAGTTCCGGTTCGTCGCGGTCACTGGGAGGTTGCGATGGGTTTGGTGGATGCTCCCGATTTCTTGACGATGGACGAGGCCGCCGCGATCTTGCGGATCGGACGGAACCAGGTTTACGAGCTGGCGCGGGTGTGGCGGGCTACCGACGGGGAGAGGGGTGTGCCGGTGGTCGAGTTCGGCCGGCTGTTGCGGGTCCCCAAGGCGGCGTTGATGCGCCTGGCCGGGCTGGTCGAGCCGATCGGTGTCGATCATGGCGGCTGAACCCGATCACGGTTGCGGTCTGCGGCTGGAGCCCCGGGCTCTCAGCCTGGGGTACCGGCACGGTTCTGACGCGTTGTTGGTCTTGTTGGACCTGGCCGTCCACGCGACCGAGTCGCCCGAAGGGGTCGTGGTGACGGCCAGCTACCGCGATGTCGCCCGGCGCCTGGGTGTCTCCAAGGACACGGTGGGGCGGCGCATGGCGGTGCTGCGCGGTGCGGGTGTGGTGGTCGAGTTGGCCGGGAACCCGGTTGATCGCTTCGAGACCCGCTCCTACCGGTTGTATCTCGATTTCGCCGGAGTGTCCCGCGAGCTGCGAAAGGTCGGCCCGTGAACTCCGGCGACCGTTCCGGCGACCGATCGGATTCCCCTGCGGTGGTGTTGTCGGCGGGGTGCCGCCCGTTTCGGCGCGCCCTGCGGCCGGTGGTGTGGGTGGTCCTCGAGGAGGTCGCGCTCGACGCCGAGCTTGAAGCCGGTCGGCTGGTGGCGCGCACGTCGGCGCGCCAGATCGCCGAGCGTCTCGGTGTCAACCCGGGCACCGCGGCCGAAGCGCTACGGGTGCTCGCGGTGCGTGGTCTGGTCAGCTTGGAGCGCGTGAAGGGTCCGGCCGGCCGGTTCGGTCTGTCGGTCTACCAGCTCCGCCCGCCCGCTGGGCTGTCGGTGCTCCGACCGTGTGCGGCGGAACCGTCCATGGTGTTACCACTGGTGGTGCAACCGGACACCGTCGGAGCCGCACAGTCCTCTCCGTGTGCGGCTGAGCCATACGTGGAGTCACCGTCGATGGTGTCACCGGATGGCGACGGAGCCGTACAGCTCTCGCCGTGTGCGGTTGTGCCGCACGCGGAGTCGTCATGCTTGGACGGGCGGGCATCCGGCCGGGCCGACCGCGAGGCCGAAACAGAGGTGCGTCCGATAGCGGCGCCCCCGGAGTCCGACAGCTCCGCCGCGGCCCCTGGGGAGGGTTCGCCTCGTCGACCGGGGCGCAGCTTTGTCTCGTCCGGCTCTTCTGGTGACTGCCCCGGGCAGACGGCGCTGGATTTCGGGTTGGGGTCGTCGTGACGGCGCTAGCGGTTGCCTCCCCGGAGGGGTGGCAGGTGTCTGTCGTGGGTTGGCCTGCGGGGGGAGACGGGCTGACGGTTGGTGGGGTGATGGTCGTGGGGATGGGGGTTGTGGTGGTGGATGGAGATGGAATGGTGGATCGGTTTGGGGGTGGTGGGGAATGTTGACGGTGACGCGGTTGACGAACGCCGAGTATCTGATCTCCTCAGTAGCGCTGAGCATCGACGAGTACTACGCCGGTGTGGGTGAGTCCCCCGGAGTATGGGCCGGCCGGTGGTCCGAGAAGCTGGGCCTGGCCGGCGTGGTGGAGGCCGACGAGCTGCGCGCCGTGGTCGAGGGGAAGCACCCGGTGACCGGCGAGGATCTTCTGGCGGGGTCGCGGCCGCGCAAGGTGAGAGCTTTCGATCTGACCTTCTCGTCGCCGAAGAGCGTGTCGCTGTTGTGGGCGTTGGCGTCTGAGCCGGTGGCCGAGGCGGTGGCGGCCGCCCACCGCGACGCGGTGGACGCCACGTTGGGGTTCTTGGAGGAGAAGGCGTCAGTGGCCCGGGTCCAGTCGCAAGGGGTGCGCCGACGGGTGGCCGCGGAGGGCTGGGTGGTCGCCCGGTTCACCCACAGAACGAGCCGGGAAGGGGATCCTCAACTGCACTCGCATTGCCTGCTCCCCAATCTGGTTCAGCGGACCACGGACAGTCGGCACGTGGGCATGGACGCGGGGCCGTTGTTCGAGTGGGCCCGGGCGGCCGGGTCGGTGTACCAGAACCAGCTGCAGCGCTCGCTGTCGTTGCGGTTGGGGGTGTGCTGGGGTCCGGATCATCACAACACCCGGGAGATCGAAGGCTTCAGCCGGGCCCAGCTGCGAGCGTTCTCCAAGCGCTCCGCCCAGATCGAGGCGGAACTGGAGGCCAAAGGCGCCTGGTATGAGTCGCCGGCGCTTCGCATGCAAGCCGACGACGAAGCGTCTCTGGCTACCCGGACCGGGAAGGACCGCTCGCTGACCCCGAGCCTGCTGGCCGGCCGGTGGGAGATCGAGGCGCGGAAGGTGGACCTGGCGGTCGGGGCCGAGTTGGAGCAAGCGGTGTGCTTCGGGAACCCCGAGGTGGAGGGGCCGGGCTGGGAGGAGATCGCCCAGGCGCTGGTCGACTCGGAGGTGGGGCTGTGCGCCCACTCGGCCCGGTTCACGCAAGCGGACGTGGTCGAGCACATCTGTGCCCTGTCGGGCGGCCGGCTCGACCTCGAGGAGATCACCGCTATGGCCGACCGGTTCCTCATCTCGGATCTGGCGGTGCGCTTGACCCCCGACGACCAGCCGGGCCGGAGGAGGGCCCTGCAGTGGTCGACGGCGGCTCATCGTGCGACCGAGGACCGCACCTTGGCCCTGGCGGACACCCTCTCCGCCCGAACCGTCCCCGCGATTAGCGGCGGGGCCGTGAGCGAAGCGCTGCAGCTGGAGCCGGGCCTGGGCCGAGATCAGGTGGCCGCGATCATGATGTTGACCGATTCAGGCGCCGGAATGCGATGTGTGCTGGCCCCGGCCGGTTACGGCAAGACAACCATGCTCCACACCGCGGCCCAAGCCGCCACCGGCGAAGGACGGCCGGTGGTGGCCGTGGCAACCACCGCCAAAGCGGTCGCCGAACTCAAGGGTGCCGGTCTGGACGCGCGCACGATCGCACGGCTGCGCATTGACCTGACCAACGGGCCATTGGCCGCCGGCACCGTGGTGGTGTTGGACGAGATCTCCCAAACCCCCACCCGGGAAGTCGAGGCCGTGCTAGCCGCGGTGGACGCCTGTCCGGGCGGGAGCATCTGGATCCTGGGTGACCCTCGCCAGTCGCAGCCGGTCGGGGCGGGCGGGATGGCCGACCACATCGAGACCCTCGCCACATCTGGCCGGATCCCGTCGGCGCAGCTGACGGTGAACCGCCGACAGGTCGACCCGACCGACCGCCACGCTCTCGGCCTGCTCCGTCGTGGCCAGGCCACAGCGTCGCAGGAATTGCGGGCCGAAAACGGCTGGGAGCACGAGCACGCCCGCCCGGGCGAAGCCCGCCAGGCCATGGCGTTCGCCGTATGCGACGACGTCGCCACCTATGGCGCCGAGCAGGTAGCGGCGCTGGTGGTATCGCACACTGACGCCGAGGACCTCGCCGATCGAATCCGAGCCTCCCTGGCCGACAGTGCGGTGATCGGCGGGCCGATCATGACCGGGCCGGGATGGACCACCGACCGTGACTACCAGGCCGGCGACCGGATCCTCCTGCATGCACGCTGCGGCCCGTCGGGCAGCCGTCTGGTCAACGGCACCACCGCCACCGTCACTCGCGTCGAAGAGACCGGGCTGACCGTCCTTGTCGACCGCGACACCGAGGAGACGGTGTTGCCGGCCAGCTTCGTACAAGGAACCCGCAAGGACGGATCGCCGAACCTCTCCCACGCCTGGGCCCGCACCGTCGACGGCGCCCAGGGCGGCACCTGGGAGGCCTGTCATTTGCTGGGCAGCCCCGCGTTGGACGCCTACAGGGGCTACACCGGCCAGACCCGCTCCCGCCAGCCGACCCACACCTGGAACACCAAACCGCTCATCACCATCGACTACGGAGGGATCCTGGCCGACCAGCGCGACCCAGCCGAAGTGGTCGCCGAGGCTCTGGCCCGCCAACCCGATCCCACCCTGGCCGCCCGGTCCGACCCCTGGACCCTGGACCGCCAACTGCGCGACCAGATAGTCGAACACGACCATGTCCTCGCCGGTCGTCCGACTGACCCCGGCGAGGAACTGGCGGCGGCCGTCGAGCAGCTGCGCCCTGTCGAGTTCCGGGTGGAGGCCATGGAGACTCTCGCCACAGGTGCCGCCAGACAGCTCGACGATCTCGGAGCGTTCTCCGGGCTGAGCCGACGGGGCCGAGAAGAGCGGCGCTACCTCGAAGACAGGCTCGCGGCCGACCAACA includes:
- a CDS encoding tyrosine-type recombinase/integrase, with amino-acid sequence MRGSVVRKGGRWYVKIELDPDPTTGSRRQKWHSGYRTRRDAERARIDLLSKFDRGEYVEPSQQPLGQFLTEWLQTIEPTVRPSTFDSYRRNIFLHVIPRIGGVRLTKADAGVLNGLYAQLLTSGRLPSSRAGQGYSAAVLDRARTLREQGATLEATARTLRNELPEAAHITKDTLASLLRRSTSRMDRDAVKGLDRRTVNYIHTILHRAFKDAVRWGRLVRNPASAADPPRSTKKPEAAQAWDAATLRLFLDASRVRQDPLHALWVLIATTGMRRGEALGLRWSDVDISAGRCRIIQTVIQVRSAVSISEPKTSTGRRSISLDSATVAVLREHRRRMREQRLLVGSGFTDNDLVFHHPDGACLHPESVSAMFLRRVQRQGLPRLTVHGLRHTWATLALEQGVHPRVVQERLGHANIAITLDIYSHVSPTLHDEAAELVAGLVMPPLGGPARA
- a CDS encoding helix-turn-helix domain-containing protein; protein product: MGLVDAPDFLTMDEAAAILRIGRNQVYELARVWRATDGERGVPVVEFGRLLRVPKAALMRLAGLVEPIGVDHGG
- a CDS encoding helix-turn-helix transcriptional regulator, translated to MPRHKALPDPPTWTPNQVVAGNLNRLRTRRGLTQAETALKLSLVAGKEWTEAMVAHAERSVTGNRVREFTADDLVTFARAFDVPVLYFLTPPPAGLWVHVPGSRIDTLGMLEAVLGRPDNLSEWETILDEWYFTRDEELPYPLSQAKRDNIRAVAGEVALISAHHLIRKHFKGDLDQLRETLGSLANLVLDVQQHEALASLDEDEHMRRLEAMRANVAKGNRLADANDQFFKESVAAHKAAQKKPAKKKDQRP
- the mobF gene encoding MobF family relaxase, translated to MTRLTNAEYLISSVALSIDEYYAGVGESPGVWAGRWSEKLGLAGVVEADELRAVVEGKHPVTGEDLLAGSRPRKVRAFDLTFSSPKSVSLLWALASEPVAEAVAAAHRDAVDATLGFLEEKASVARVQSQGVRRRVAAEGWVVARFTHRTSREGDPQLHSHCLLPNLVQRTTDSRHVGMDAGPLFEWARAAGSVYQNQLQRSLSLRLGVCWGPDHHNTREIEGFSRAQLRAFSKRSAQIEAELEAKGAWYESPALRMQADDEASLATRTGKDRSLTPSLLAGRWEIEARKVDLAVGAELEQAVCFGNPEVEGPGWEEIAQALVDSEVGLCAHSARFTQADVVEHICALSGGRLDLEEITAMADRFLISDLAVRLTPDDQPGRRRALQWSTAAHRATEDRTLALADTLSARTVPAISGGAVSEALQLEPGLGRDQVAAIMMLTDSGAGMRCVLAPAGYGKTTMLHTAAQAATGEGRPVVAVATTAKAVAELKGAGLDARTIARLRIDLTNGPLAAGTVVVLDEISQTPTREVEAVLAAVDACPGGSIWILGDPRQSQPVGAGGMADHIETLATSGRIPSAQLTVNRRQVDPTDRHALGLLRRGQATASQELRAENGWEHEHARPGEARQAMAFAVCDDVATYGAEQVAALVVSHTDAEDLADRIRASLADSAVIGGPIMTGPGWTTDRDYQAGDRILLHARCGPSGSRLVNGTTATVTRVEETGLTVLVDRDTEETVLPASFVQGTRKDGSPNLSHAWARTVDGAQGGTWEACHLLGSPALDAYRGYTGQTRSRQPTHTWNTKPLITIDYGGILADQRDPAEVVAEALARQPDPTLAARSDPWTLDRQLRDQIVEHDHVLAGRPTDPGEELAAAVEQLRPVEFRVEAMETLATGAARQLDDLGAFSGLSRRGREERRYLEDRLAADQQRAAAARQARDDIASRVQALECDQIAYDRFEKTEGWRREELQRLRDRLDDHWAQTVATCVRADDPLAFGIEKVRHARATTAARIDQLDASLPPDRTSEWKDARAQLPQVVRNRNDAEQALADSRARLDEASRRHWGRHDRDAIAAAQGRLAYHQQRLEEARTAEHDLRDRLAAIADYQQQRKQALNDSTPQRQELATGLAQFDAALDHIRPQRVHALVSDPPPDLVKRLGQPPESVAGRAVWCHHALPVEAALDRNDGISPPWTGWSQQTDRARREIKIADQHLKLVYEPGGINPAEWAELAQRAATISEQVVRDLRIRNTFEQTMTPAHQAEHHLGIDRSVGLRGPEIDL
- a CDS encoding AsnC family protein; this translates as MAAEPDHGCGLRLEPRALSLGYRHGSDALLVLLDLAVHATESPEGVVVTASYRDVARRLGVSKDTVGRRMAVLRGAGVVVELAGNPVDRFETRSYRLYLDFAGVSRELRKVGP